A stretch of DNA from Artemia franciscana chromosome 6, ASM3288406v1, whole genome shotgun sequence:
gaaacttttacatatttattttttcatttctctttaaaaaaatgataaaaatcctGCGGCTCCTTTAtgaaatttctcttccccaatgacaaacttctccatggaaagctcccctcgcatggctatctcagaattttgatctggtgactttgggaagaaaTTGAGCgcgggagagggcctaggtgccctccaattattttggtcattaAAAAAGGcgcctagaacttttaatttccgtcagaatgagccctctcgcaacattctaggacctctggGTTGATATGATGacctctggaaaaaacaaaacaaaaaaaaacaaacaaataaacacgcatccatgatctgtcttgtggcaaaacataccaaattccacatttttgtagataggagcttgaaatttccaatgtagggttctctgatatgctgaatctgatggtgttattttcgttaagattctatgacttttaagggatgttttcccctattttttaaaataatgcaaattttctcagcgcGTAAcgtcttattatttttcaatcctttcttaatatgcataataattagagaaataaatcaaatttgcGATTATTTTTCTCTTGTGCATCCTTTaactggctttttttttttcagatcaaGCTTTAAATGTTTCAATAGAGGATAAAATGGAAATTGACGCAAGATCTGTATTTGTTGGAAACGTAAGTCTTATTCATTACTGTTTATTATGTTCACGTCTGCTGGATAATCTAGTTTGCATGGATATCCGAGGACAAAGATCCGTCCTTCAAAATCCGagtccaattaaaaaaaatactctatAAAGAGAGCaatactttttcttttgtattccTAAATTCGCGGTACCAGTTATAAGTGAATATATGATTTGCCGCTAGTCTTTTACCAGGTTTGATGACTGTTGAATCTTCGTttgaaagagtcaaaagagaaaattttagggACAATATCCCCAGAACGATCATTCCAGATCGAAGGGCAACGTCGAATGAATCTGTTCTTCAAATACTTGGTTATCGGCTTGCCaaccttaaaatatttgaaagcgAGTTGTGTGCTTTCGTGTCAGTCTTATCAGTTGACAATTGGGGACATAATGCGAGAAAGCTCTAGTGGAAGAGGcgaatttatttaattgtagagAACAGCCATCGACGGTACATCGAGCCTCTCACTAACAGACTGGAAAGAGTCGTGGGGAACGGCTGAATTATATATGAAGCATATGGCTATTAGCCATATGCTTGAAATTTTGGAATGGTTCCAACAATTTTTTTGGAGTACCAGCATACAGTGGGAACCCAAACTCAGTGATGGGTCTGATGCAAGATTAATAAAATGGGATGACTGAGCTGAGTGCTCGGTTGTATTTAAATACACAATTATCTGGAAATATATATGTCGGctattgtaataaaaataatgaaaaagagcAGAATACTGGAATTGACAGCCTACGCTTTAAAATGATTTGGTCTCAGATGGTGTAACCATTTtgcaacaataaaaataattattaaattagtaAGAATGTATATTACCCAAGTTGTGTTCTTAACCATGTAAAATAATTATCACAAAATAACACAATTATCTTATTAGGAATAAAAAAGTGgcaaaatgtctgaaaattaaaaaggtaaaaactaaaaaagagtgaGATAAAATTAGCGTTAAAAAGGTCTAAAAGATAGCAACGGGTTCAGAAACAGTACGTGGCAGGCGGTGTCAGGATGGGTAGTGTCTTTTGGGGAAAGTGTTTTCCGTGCGAAGGTTTTACAAAAATGATATAGATACAGTTTTAGAAGGTTAGTAAGGTTTTAGAAAGGAGAGAGGATACATTGGCCAAATATTTACTCTTAGATTGATAACTGGCAAGTTTCTGAATTACCAGATCCTTCTAATCCCGAGTTTTATAAATTATCAACTGTTGAAGCAGTTAAGATAGAAAGTAAGTTTAGTTACTCCGTGTGAGATATTGAGGTgtaattccttcttcttttttctctctctattgttaaaggagacaaaacgagttgcctccctgtctgctttgtataatatttatgtacatcgtttcttgtttaataaagtcaagtcaaGCTGGTTAGATGTAGAGGGGAGATCAGTGCAactaagatttcaaattgttgCACTATAAACACAAGATACGTTTTATccagcaaatatatatatatatatatatatatatatatatatatatatatatatatatatatatatatatatatatatatatataaccaccACTGCTGTAGTTTTAGCCGAGTATACTGTGACTACAGAGAGTCTGTATACAGCGCATACAAAATACACAGGCGAGTCTGTGACTTTGATTCACTGACTAAGGACAATTACAGAATAGTAACACAGGATATGTCTTGTAcagtaaagaaataaagaaaccGGGCACAGGCTACACATTCGGTAATTATAACAAAAGTCAGAATGTACAGTGTTTAATCACAATGCTTGCTCATGATCtttaaaactgaggaccaaagatgtttgataactcaggcacttctcaattattaacttaagagtggaaatttggtcgacacatcctctaccttttctaaaaccgcagtatctcttaaaaatttgtctacagcatctctcagtgtaaaaagtatcatattactaagtaatttgctacctacaaagaccagactaatgcctcgataattaccacactcactcgtatcacctttcttaaaaagtggtttaattaaggttttcttaacatcgctaggtacttcccctttttcaaaaatcatattcataatctttaataacttatttctaacctcggaGCCGCCATATTTCTTGTACAGTAAAGGAATAAAGAATGTCTTGTAcagtaaagaaataaagaaactgGGCACAGGCTACACATTCGGTAATTATAACTAAAGTCAGAGTATACAGTGTTTAATCACAATGCTTGCTCATGATCtttaaaactgaggaccaaagatgtttgataactcaggcacttctcaattattaacttaagagtggaaatttggtcgacacatcctctgccttttctaaaaccgcagtatctcttaaaaatttgtctacagcatctctcagtgtaaaaagtatcatattactaagtaatttgctacctacagataattaccacactcactcgtATCGCCTTTCTTaaacagtggtttaattaaagttttcttaacatcgctaggtacttcccctttttcaaaaatcatattcataatctttaaTAACATATTTCTAACCTCGGAGccgccatatttaagaaactcatttaccacactatcagcagctggagccttattatattttaatccttttagtactgtcgctaactCTTCCTCATAAAGCAATcctccttcacatccaaggtatcacaaacttttttattttcctctacatcttttcctgcaactctttCGCGGTTTagaacattctcaaaatgttctgcctatctttctttaactctttccttatcactaattgtggctccGTCCCTACCTTTAActggacaagtccagattgactactccctctcaactTATTAACATGCTAGtacaacattttactattatgccgtctagctgtatcttccagatcctcggcaattttatctatGGCCTAAACTTCACACCTCCTTTGCTCATATTTtgatgctttctccacttttttttagattccttttgttttcatttgatctattactcagataattcttatataagccccttctcctctctattgaACAAAggtttttcactaatattcttaACTGCGGTCccaactttcttccctaagacgcCATCAGCAACTTAACAAATTGTttccctaaaattattccatccatgttctgcattatcaaattttaaactctccaggttagtattcaactgttcatgGAAAGTTTCTCATCCTGGAGTAACACAAAAAGAAGTCTCTCAGCGCCTTTTCAGAACGCGGGGGAAATCCTTTTCTTCCTAAACATGTTTAGCACAGTACCATTAGTGTTAAGTGTAATGAAACAAATTTACTGAACACTTAAACTAGATATATCGcatgagaaaagaaaagaaaaaaaagcaacagcTTACAATTCATAATCTGTGAAACATTGTGCTGTCATTTTtgctaaataaattttaacgATGGGATACTCTGGCTTAGGTTTGTTATTTAGTCTATGTTTGGTtactttcttctattttttgcttttagtgTAATACAGGCTTGTGATAATGCTTTTTCTACACTTTACAGAGTTTCAAAAATTCTGCAAAATTGCTATCCCAGCTTAACTTCAAATCTCTATAAAAACATAATCTTTTTCCTATGacttatataattattttgtctGTGCTCTTGAACTGAGCTGGTAAGAGAGAATAGTAATAAAACAACTCAATTTAGTAGACTAATTATTAATTAGCTGAACAATGTTCTTTATCCATAATGGTACGCAATAACTTtgttaaaggaagaaaaaaatgaaatgattttGGGAATAAGTCTTGCTCTTTTTACCTAAATGCCAAGTCTAGAAATGCTAGAAAAAAGTCAGTTGCTAATTTTCGCCAATATTGAGATCCTCAGCTGAAAGAACCCATCTGATGCACAAATGTTCATTGAAGCTCTGATCAAAATTCCAGGTTATATCGTTAAATATATAGAGTTgaggtatttattttatttgaattcagATGGTATTTATTAGTTCAGAACCAATTGTCTTTTTTCTCGGAAACCTGTTTTGGGAACTAATCGCATGTacttacgtatatattttactctGTATTTGGACTTTGAGAGTTCGTTATGAATTTACAAGCTCTTATATATCATtcaaaagagaaaagagaaaagaatttGTGGTTATTAAAATTTGTTCACAAGTTCGgcttttaataatataatatcggcttttaatttttttgaggtTATACAGAATTGATGAATAAGTGACTAATAACTTCTTTTTGTGAAGGTTGACTATGGAGCTACTGCAGAGGAACTGGAGCAACACTTTCATGGCTGTGGCTCAATCAATCGAGTCACCATTCTGTGTAATAAGTTTGATGGCCATCCAAAGGGCTTTGCCTATGTTGAATTTGCTGACAAAGAGTCGGTACAAACAGCCATGGCATTGGACGATTCGCTTTTTAGAGGCAGACAGATTAAGGTGATTTCGTTTgcttgaacaaaaaaatttttgttgttgtgtatATTACGTATGCTGCTAGCAATGAAATGCTAAAAGAAGGCTACTCATGGctagcattgttttttttttatggcacttggtattaaccaagtgacatatagcaatcgccaattctgtcggtctgtcggtcccggttttgctactttgggcacttccaggtaagctaggacggtgaaatttggcaggcgtatcagggacatgaccagcttaaattagaaatagtcgttttcccaatttgcccatctggggggggggagtggggggggccggttaattcgtaagaaatagaaaaaatgcagtatttttaacttatgagcgggtgatgggatcttaatgaaatttgatgtttggaatgatattgtgtctcagagctcttattttaaatctcgaccggatctggtgacattcggggaagtttggggtggcgaacctaaaatcatggaaaacgcttagattggagggatcgggatgaaacttggtagggaaaataatcagaagtcttacatacgtgatttacataattggaacggatccgctctattgggggggggggggttgattctgacaaataagaaaaaatgacgtatttttaacttacgaaggagtgatcggattttcatgaaacttcatatttagaaggacctcgtaacccagatctcttattttaaatctcaaccggatcaagcgtaaccggggggggggggggcagttggggggaccggaaatcttagaaaatacttaaagcggtgagatcaggatgaaactggatgggaagaatagaaaactgtctaagatacgtgactgacataaccggaccggatctgctctgtttggtggaagtgggggggggggggtaattttgaaaattgaggtatttgtaacttacgaaagggtgaccagatcttaatgaaatttgatatttagaaggatcttgtgctttaaagttctaattttaaattctgaccagatcctgtgacattggggggagttgctctctttggggtagttgaggggggggggggttatttctgaaaaatagaaaaaatgaggtattttcaacttacgaacgggtgatcggatctcaatgaaatttgatatttagaaggatatcgtgtctcaaagcaattattttaaatcctgaccggatctggtgacattgggggaagtttggggtggcgaacctaaaatcatggaaaacgcttagattggagggatcgggatgaaacttggtggggaaaataatcagaagtcttagatacgtgatttacataattggaacggatccgctatattggggggggggtaattctgacaaataagaaaaaatgacgtatttttaacttacgaaggagtgatcggatcttaaattttgtaattttgaaaattgaggtatttgtaacttacgaaagggtgaccagatcttaatgaagtttgatatttagaaggatcttgtgctttaaagttctaattttaaattctgaccggatcctgtgacattggggggagttggagggggaaaccggaatttttggaaaacgtgaaaattgagatatttttatcttacgaatagatgatcggatcttaatgaaatttgatttttagaaggaattcatgtctcagagctcttatttcaaatcccgaccagatcttttgacattggggggagttggagggggaaatcttggaaaaaaacttggagtggaggaatcgggatgaagcttggtggatagaataaacaaatgtccttgatacgtgattgacagaatcgtactgaattcgctctctttgggggagttggggggaggggttcagtgatttggcgagtttggtgcttctggacgtgctaggacgatgaaaattggtaggcgtgtcagggagctgcacaatttgacttaataaagtcgttttcgcagattcgaccatctggggggctaaagggagaggaaaaattagaaaaaattaggtattaataacttacgagtgggtgatcggatcttaatgaattttgatatttagaaggacatcgtgactcagagctcttattttaaatcctgaccggcattaagcctcttattttcctttttaaatcagtctattgattcatagaattttgttaaagctcatatcatatgatctcttggctcttagctcttctcgcctcgtcacaagtgccgtatgagctcttagctcttgtttttcacgTGTTATGAAAGACAATTTTAAGGGACTAAATAATAATCGAATCAAATTTGCTTCCAGTTGGAGGGCATTGCAACCGGAAACTGATTTTCAAATGAACAGgaataatttttaactttttaatatataatttcttaAAGGTCAAATAAACTAATTCTACGGTTAAAATGAAATCTAGcctttttgtcccttttttccttataaacagaataaataattttacttttagatCTCCCAAGGAATTGGGATTAATCACAAAATCATAGATTATTGTTACTgatttaattgtcaaatataTACAGACAAACTGTAGTCATCAAAAGATTAGTTACTCTTAAATTACGGAGTTAGAGAAGAATTGTTTTGGGAAATAAATAGTTTGTACGATGTTGATTGAAAGGAAAAGGACATCTTTGGAACGTCGTTTTGTATCTATTGAAACTGTAAGGTTTTTTCACGttcttataaaattaattaaacatgGCAATTtcgattagataaaaaaaaagtatttattctacttttgttaaattttttctataatatgtTTGCTTCCATTCTGTATGGTAATGATGTAAATATAAATTAGCCTTAAGGGTGTTTAATTTTTACAGTACAAACCTCTTTCAGTGATTTTATATATTCGTGTTTGGTTTCTGGCGtgtacggggggggggggaaggttcAGTCCTTCccaaaatattagtttttagtgGTGTACCCTTAACTTATATGTTTCCCATACGTGTGATTGGGAGTGAATGTTTTGGTAGTTGTACATTGAAAATGCGGTGTAATAAGTTTGTTTTCATGTAAATCTATGTATGTTGCTAAGTTGTTCATTTATTTGTCATCAGTTACTTTTTTTGTCGCCATATCCTGGAACCTTTTTCGGCAATGAATATGTTACAataatttttcatgtaattttCCTACCTCCAACTCTTCCCGAAAATATGCTCCTCCTCCCTCTGAGAAAAGTCTCCGAGATTTCCTGATTATTTGtcgtttatattttttagctcAGTTATGAATAATCGGATTTTGGAATAGCGCATTTTATACcattatttttgttgattgtgctcctaaagggggggggggggcttttagGAAATATAGGGGGAGTCTACCCTTTTATTGGGAGATATGATACTCCCATTGTTTTGAAGCTTTGAAGCAAGTTGTTTTTGgaattaattttgtaaatagCAAATAATCGTTCTTTTTGTTCATGTTCGTAGGTTACAGTGAAGAGGACCAACCGTCCTGGCATTTCTACCACAAATCGCCCACCAAGAGGGCGTGGCTTTGCACGTGGCCGTGGGAGAGGCTATAATCCATACTATGCCCCAGCCTTTTCTGGCTACAGACCTGTCAGAAGAGCTAGGTaagctattttatttatctgaTTGTATTGGGAAGGTATTACTAAGGAAAAATTTAGTTAGATTTTTATCGGAGAGTTCTGTACTTTTGCCCTTAAAAAGCATGATTAATTTTATCGCATTAAAGAATGTTTTGGATACTTTGGTTGAAATTTTGTCTGCCTTGCCGCTAAGAAAGTTAGTTTGTCTGAGTCAATTTTTTAGACTTTAACaagtcattttttccaaaaatttattattttccttctAACGTACTCATGATGCGTTTATCCAATGTTTACATTCtcagaagtataatttttacatacGGTTGGGCAGACCTTTAATAATGAGGATAATCAACGTTTGAGTCTCTCTAACTCTTGGATTAAAGATtgaaaaacacaatgaaaacaTGCCTCAGAGGTATGAAATGGAAAAATGTATCTATTTCAAAGCAAGTTTAGATTATTCTCTAATAAAAAGACTAAAGAGTATATAGTAATTCTAGGCTTGTGAATATATAGATCTGAAATTAGTGATCGCAATTACATAAGTGTCTCGTCCTGGTACAGCTGTGTATAAATGTCGGTGCGAGTCACTGTTTTTGGTTTGTCGCAGTACCAAATAAAACTCGATATTTACTGAATTTGCTTTTATTAAGatagaattcaattttttttttgctcaaaaataattcaaattgtaTCGTGTGCTATAGTATTAACTATTGAAAGAAtgagatgaaaaaaaagttttcgcAAAAAGcgtaagagggggggggggcatcccGCCTGTGTAAGAGACAATTTGTTTCAGCAGAGTTTTAATGCTCTTATTTTGCAGTTATAGCAATTTTCCTTATCttatttcaatagaaatttttcttattgtaTTTTTCACCACCACGCCCCCTTCACCCGTGATTAAAGTGGCAGCCATATGTCCGTTCAATATCGGCAGTTTATTCCTCAAATTTCTTGCCTCGTGGTCACGCACTGGACAAGATGGCGAGTGGCTGGGTGGTGACTGAAATTTTCAGTAGAAGGCTCCTATTTGTGCCTATCCCTGTCGGGCACCACGAGAAGGTTGTCACCACTATCCCCCTCCCTACTCAAAGTGTAACTCCCCTCtcaagattccacattttttctaaaatcatgcAAGCATTCTTATGCTAAtacttaaattaatttaaaaacaaataaattctaCTTGtaatgaaataagaaaaagaaactgaacaTTTTGATGTAGATATTATTATCAGATTTCTGTTTATTAGAAgtccggttactattgacaaGGTCAATGTCTACTAACCGTTCATGTTAGTAAACGGTTTGAGTGTACTTCGCGTTCGTTGATATTTCTCTAATATAATACGGTCTTATTGATATGTTTATTCGTATACTCCAGTGATTTAAACCGAGAGGGTCTAAATTGGCTAGTACCTTTGGGCCTCGACTTCAAAGACGAAACATcatgttttcttatttagtcTTGGACCTCCACTTACCTGTGTAGTACACAAGTACTAATTTACAATCTTTTATAGGGCTCGACGAGCTTATTATGCTCCCTATTAACTTGGATGATTTCGGGTTTCTGTCACTTCAGTGggaggtaagttttttttttttaccttttaagcttattgctatttttagttttgtttcaatGAATACTACCATGCCATCAACTGGATGTGACATATCACTTTCCATTGGTTAGGTTTTCATGGATATCATATCTGTGTGCATAAGTCTCAGTGGCAGGCTAACAGGGATATCTAAggatagaataagaaaattcaaaattttccttaGTATGGGAATAATAAAACAGAGAAAGTAAGTTCCtctgaagttttaattttttagtcccccctcccctaaaaagaATAGCGTATTAATTAGTATAAGAAGGGAGCATATCGAGACTGACACAACTCTACGTAATGTTTTGGGGGATCATGTATGAAACAAAAAAGAGTGGTATGTAAATGAAACTCTGTTGGGAGTAAGTGCTTGTGTTTTAGGAATGGCTTATTGGGACCCGGGTATGACTTCCCTGGGGAAAAGGTCTGCCTTAACTGGTTTACCCAGGACATCTTGAAGaagccgtcctagccgagtggttagcacTTCGGACTTCAAATCCTAAGGTCGGGgattcgagtcctggtgtcgctggttatttggtttgagaCGGGGGTCCAATGGTGTGACTATGTAGGCTCAGCTCGAGTCGACTCAGATCTAAATGGGTACTCGGAGAAATCTGGGGGAAGAAACGGGAACCATCGGATGATTCGCCCCTAACCACGCATCGCGCTTCCGGTCGAAGGCATCGAATTAGAATATCAGTACCTGTGCAACggagaccattggtcagcatgcgaaaaagttttttttttttttttttttttttttttttttttttttttttttttttttttttttttttttttttttatcttgaggAAGAAGCTATGGGATAGTAACCAAACCTAGCTGGCAATATTCTAGTTACTAATTTTGCGAGTTTTTTACCCGATTGATCCTACATGAAGGGAGAGTCCATAGATTCTTGTTACCAATATATTTACCAGGTCAGATTGTTGGAATTTTAACAAAAGATGGTTGAAAGCAAAAGATAAAGTCATATTTATGACTTCTGAGGATTAGGAGCCGTTTTAAATCCTGTAGTGTTGTGAAAGGAAGGTCTTAAGCTCATATCACCTGAGCAATGACTTGAAGGGTCTGTCAGATCTTAATCTAACTTAATCAAAGTTAGCAACTAATGTCCCATTTCTGCCCTTTTGTCAACAACTGGCCCGACCTCTAACGGGAAGAGGAACGATGACGCTCCTCCACAAACCCTTGTTAAGATATCTTTCTTGAAGGGTTCTTAGGTCTCAACCAATCCCAGTCagaactaaaaataggtgtcGTAATTTGGACATTTTGGGTTCCATGATTGGGTTTGGCCTTTTTGTAAGAGAAGGACAGGGGTGGGGGTTTCCATATTCTTATCGTAAGCATTCCAACCCAAAGAACTTCCTTCAcattttctggcaaaatatagAATGTTGTTgtgatattgttttttcttcatttctgaTGATGGTGAAGAAATGGGGAGGGGGTTCTTTTCTAAACTAATCCGCTGGGGATCAAATTGATCCTAGCTAAGGATAAGTTCTGTGAAGGGATCATCCATCCCTTCTGAGTAAGAACTCAGTATCTGTAGCATAATTTGGTTTTGAAAAACGCTTCTGAAgttaaaggctttttttaatctttggcAGTACaataaatagcgacgaagacggCACTGTCTTTTcatcacaaacatcaaaaataagaagaataatagggaattcttttcgcaagGCTGTGGAAAtctaattagaatgaatattttggccctatgtccaagggccgtccttagcaaaacataaatatattgaagaagaaaaacttacaactaGATACGAcaaatataactaaaatgattttttttaaacagtcccagcatccttactccAGCGATGTTCAACCAggacttttgtttttaa
This window harbors:
- the LOC136028522 gene encoding polyadenylate-binding protein 2-like, with the protein product MGELEAIKARVREMEEEAEKLKQLQSEVDKQILGSPGNQALNVSIEDKMEIDARSVFVGNVDYGATAEELEQHFHGCGSINRVTILCNKFDGHPKGFAYVEFADKESVQTAMALDDSLFRGRQIKVISFA